A region of the Pseudomonas silesiensis genome:
CGCCACGCCAAACACGCCGACCGCGGTGAACATCACTCGCCCGACCTGGCGATCCACGGAAAACCGCGCCAGCCAAAGCGACATCAGCAGCGCCCCCACCGCCGGGGCCGAACGCAACAGGCCCAGGCCCCAGGGGCCCGTCAACAGAATGTCCTTGGCGAACACGGGCAGCAGCGCCGTCGCGCCACCGAGCAGCACCGCAAACAGATCCAGGGAAATCGCCCCGAGGATATCCGGACGGCTACGAATGAAGCGTATGCCCGCCAGTAAAGAGTCCAGGGTGGCTTTGCCTTTGTTCAGTGGAGTCTGCCGGCCGGGCAAGTTGAGCATCAGTCCACAGGCGATGACGTAGAGGATCACGGTCGGCCCATACACCCAGACACTGCCGAAGGCGTAGAGCAAGCCGCCGAGGGCCGGGGCGACGATGGTCGCCGATTGTTGGGCTGACTGAGCGGCCGCGACGGCGCGGGGAAACAGCGCGCTGGGCACGATGCTCGGCAACAGGGCCTGGGTAGTCGGCATTTCGAAGGACCGTGCGGCACCGAGCAGGAACGCGAGGATGAAGATCATTTCCCGGGTGACCTGGTCGGTCGCACTGCCGATGGCCAGGGACAGGGCGATCAAGGCTTGCAAGGACTGGCAGATTGCCGCGACCTTGCGCCGGTCATAACGGTCCGCGACATGCCCGGTGTGCAGCATGAACAGCACCCGCGGGGCAAATTCCACCAGGCCGACCAGGCCCAGGTCGAGCACATTGCCGGTCAGCTGATACAGGTTCCAGCCGATGGCCACGGTGAGCATCTGAAAGCCGCTGGCGGTAAACACCCGGGCCAGCCAGAACGCGATGAAAGGGCGGTGATGACGTAACAGCAGTGGCGCTTGGTCAGGCATCTGAAGACGAATCCGGGCGAGGGAGGTGTCGAGATTATCACCAACCTGTAACCAGAAGTTGCAGGGCCGGGGAAATTAGTTAGCTAGACACCGATCCGCTGGGCAACGTCAGTGAGGCAACCTGTCACGCGGCAAAAGACCACAGCGTCC
Encoded here:
- a CDS encoding MFS transporter; translation: MPDQAPLLLRHHRPFIAFWLARVFTASGFQMLTVAIGWNLYQLTGNVLDLGLVGLVEFAPRVLFMLHTGHVADRYDRRKVAAICQSLQALIALSLAIGSATDQVTREMIFILAFLLGAARSFEMPTTQALLPSIVPSALFPRAVAAAQSAQQSATIVAPALGGLLYAFGSVWVYGPTVILYVIACGLMLNLPGRQTPLNKGKATLDSLLAGIRFIRSRPDILGAISLDLFAVLLGGATALLPVFAKDILLTGPWGLGLLRSAPAVGALLMSLWLARFSVDRQVGRVMFTAVGVFGVATIAFGLSTSFWFSLAVLVVLGAADMISMVIRASFVQLETPDEMRGRVSAVNGLFIGASNQLGEFESGLTAHWFGTVPAVVMGGIGTLVVTGVWIKLFPTLANRDRMHVQVEEAKA